The Bradyrhizobium ottawaense genome window below encodes:
- a CDS encoding serine hydrolase domain-containing protein — translation MKRRDFLVGAALLAGTMARSRAADIPAPSSEGLDRITSYFDNEVGSGRLPGAVILVQQHGKPVYQKTFGVRDVRTSLAMTPDTIFAIHSMTKPITCLGAMMLIDEGKLALTDPVSKYVPLFADTKVGLEVTLPDGKLELDLVPPVRPVNIEDLLRHTSGISYDYIGGKWVEQAYKAANIFEGQFNNREFADRIAKLPLARQPGTLWRYGHSTDVLGSVIEIISGQTLYQFLKQRIFDPLGMSSTKFALATEDELARMARPLPNDFILLAAERDRLDHPEWQSGGGGLLSTITDYQRFSQMLLNGGEFEGKRYLSPAAFKAMTTDHIGPGSGVGRDYFYFPGDGFGYGYGLAVRTDPGNAKPPPPGSLGELKWDSGSGTYFGVDPKLDMVYLMMQQTQNERSRITPAFKALVYDCYPEGLRRP, via the coding sequence ATGAAGCGTCGTGATTTTCTGGTCGGGGCCGCGCTGCTCGCCGGCACGATGGCACGAAGCCGCGCCGCCGACATCCCCGCCCCGTCGTCCGAGGGGCTGGATCGCATCACTTCGTATTTCGACAACGAGGTGGGAAGCGGCCGGTTGCCGGGCGCCGTGATCCTGGTGCAGCAGCACGGCAAGCCGGTCTATCAGAAGACGTTTGGCGTGCGCGACGTCAGGACCAGTCTTGCGATGACGCCGGACACGATCTTCGCGATCCACTCGATGACCAAGCCGATCACCTGCCTTGGTGCGATGATGCTGATCGACGAGGGCAAGCTCGCCCTCACCGACCCCGTGTCGAAATACGTTCCCCTGTTTGCCGACACCAAGGTCGGCCTCGAAGTCACCCTGCCCGACGGCAAGCTGGAGCTCGATCTCGTGCCGCCGGTCCGCCCCGTCAACATCGAGGATTTGCTGCGGCACACCTCGGGCATCAGCTACGATTATATCGGCGGCAAATGGGTCGAGCAGGCCTACAAGGCCGCCAACATCTTCGAGGGCCAATTCAACAACCGCGAATTCGCCGACCGCATCGCCAAGCTGCCGCTGGCGCGGCAGCCGGGAACGCTGTGGCGCTACGGCCATTCCACCGACGTGCTCGGCAGCGTCATCGAGATCATCTCGGGCCAGACGCTGTATCAGTTCCTGAAGCAGCGCATCTTCGATCCGCTCGGCATGAGCAGCACCAAATTCGCGCTGGCGACCGAGGACGAGCTCGCCCGGATGGCGCGGCCGCTGCCGAACGATTTCATCCTGCTCGCCGCCGAGCGAGACCGCCTCGATCATCCCGAATGGCAGTCCGGCGGCGGCGGCCTGCTCTCGACCATCACCGACTATCAGCGCTTCTCGCAGATGCTGCTCAACGGCGGCGAGTTCGAGGGCAAGCGTTACCTGAGCCCTGCCGCGTTCAAGGCGATGACGACCGATCATATCGGGCCCGGCTCCGGCGTCGGACGCGACTATTTCTATTTTCCGGGCGACGGCTTCGGTTATGGCTATGGCCTTGCGGTGCGGACCGATCCGGGCAACGCCAAACCGCCGCCGCCGGGCTCGCTCGGCGAGCTGAAATGGGACTCAGGGAGCGGCACCTATTTCGGCGTCGATCCCAAGCTCGACATGGTCTACCTCATGATGCAGCAGACCCAGAACGAGCGCAGCCGCATCACGCCCGCCTTCAAGGCGCTGGTCTACGACTGCTACCCCGAGGGGCTACGCCGCCCGTGA
- a CDS encoding nitroreductase family protein — MPDAIELLKTRRSVKPREMTGPGPSAAELETILTIGARVPDHGKLAPWRFIIFEGDARQRAGEVIAKVFARKNPGAPAADVEIERKRLTDAPLVIGIVSFTRPHPKVPAFEQELSAGASAMNIVTAATALGYGACWLTGWFSFDRDVLDGLGLKPDEKLAGFIHIGTPTKPSEDRPRPFLSEIVTRF, encoded by the coding sequence GTGCCCGACGCCATCGAACTCCTGAAGACCCGCCGCTCGGTCAAGCCGCGCGAAATGACCGGGCCTGGCCCCTCGGCGGCCGAGCTCGAGACCATCCTTACCATCGGCGCCCGCGTGCCCGACCACGGCAAGCTCGCGCCCTGGCGCTTCATCATCTTCGAGGGCGACGCCCGCCAGCGCGCCGGAGAGGTGATTGCCAAGGTGTTCGCCCGGAAGAATCCCGGTGCGCCCGCCGCCGACGTCGAGATCGAGCGCAAGCGCCTCACCGACGCGCCGCTGGTGATCGGCATCGTCAGTTTCACCAGGCCGCATCCGAAGGTGCCGGCGTTCGAGCAGGAATTGTCCGCCGGCGCCAGCGCCATGAACATCGTCACGGCCGCAACCGCGCTCGGCTATGGCGCCTGCTGGCTGACCGGCTGGTTCTCGTTCGATCGCGACGTGCTCGATGGCCTCGGCCTCAAGCCGGACGAAAAGCTCGCCGGCTTCATCCATATCGGCACGCCGACCAAGCCGAGCGAAGACCGTCCGCGACCGTTCCTTTCGGAAATCGTGACGCGTTTTTAA
- a CDS encoding zinc-dependent alcohol dehydrogenase family protein, which produces MTRQSTMRATVLETHNAPLRLSTISTPEIGPHDVLVRVRASAVNPLDTKIQAGAAAHARHPLPAILGIDLAGVVELAGREVSRFKPGDEVYGMTGGVGGVQGSLAEFAAVDADLLALKPANLGMREAAALPLIVITAWEGLIDRAALKAGQKVLIHGGAGGVGHVAIQIARAFGAEVFATGSPSQRATIEGFGAVFIDRDSSVEACVAQHTGGRGFDIVYDTVGGKVLDASFEAVRRFGHVVSALGWGTHALAPLSFRAATYSGVFTLLPLLSGEGRAHHGEIMAEATRLAEAGKLVPLLDARRFTLENVDDAYALIRDHAAKGKLVVDI; this is translated from the coding sequence ATGACGAGACAATCGACGATGCGCGCAACTGTCCTGGAGACCCACAACGCTCCCTTGCGCCTCTCAACCATCTCCACGCCCGAGATCGGCCCGCACGACGTGCTGGTGCGGGTGCGCGCGAGCGCGGTCAATCCGCTCGACACCAAGATCCAGGCCGGCGCCGCGGCGCATGCCCGCCACCCGCTGCCGGCAATTCTCGGCATCGATCTCGCCGGCGTGGTCGAGCTGGCCGGGCGCGAGGTCTCGCGGTTCAAGCCGGGCGACGAGGTCTACGGGATGACCGGTGGCGTCGGCGGCGTACAGGGATCGCTCGCCGAATTCGCCGCGGTCGATGCCGATCTCCTCGCATTGAAGCCTGCCAATCTCGGCATGCGGGAAGCTGCCGCGCTGCCGCTGATCGTCATCACGGCCTGGGAAGGCCTGATCGATCGGGCGGCGTTGAAGGCGGGCCAGAAGGTATTGATTCATGGCGGTGCGGGCGGCGTCGGTCATGTCGCGATCCAGATCGCGCGCGCCTTCGGAGCGGAGGTGTTCGCAACCGGTTCGCCGTCGCAGCGCGCCACCATCGAAGGTTTCGGCGCCGTATTCATCGACCGCGACAGTTCGGTCGAAGCCTGCGTGGCGCAGCACACCGGCGGCCGCGGCTTCGACATCGTCTACGACACCGTCGGCGGCAAGGTGCTCGACGCTTCCTTCGAAGCGGTGCGCCGCTTCGGCCATGTGGTGAGCGCGCTCGGCTGGGGCACGCATGCGCTTGCGCCGCTGTCATTCCGGGCAGCCACCTATTCAGGCGTGTTCACGCTGCTGCCGCTGCTGTCGGGCGAAGGCCGCGCGCATCATGGAGAGATCATGGCGGAGGCCACGCGCCTCGCCGAGGCCGGCAAGCTCGTGCCGCTGCTCGACGCCAGGCGCTTTACGCTGGAGAACGTCGACGACGCCTATGCCCTGATCAGGGATCACGCCGCCAAGGGCAAGCTCGTCGTCGATATCTGA
- a CDS encoding patatin-like phospholipase family protein → MLDILKGRGGNGSNGEKIGLGPTRRPIIGLALGGGAARGFAHIGILRTLIANGIVPDVVVGTSIGAVVGGLHAAGRLETFEEWGRSLQGMRNILGYLDIRLNGSGLLGGEKLATRLENAVGQTLIEDLPIKFASVATEVRTGHEIWLTRGRVVDAMRASYALPGIFSPVLIGDRWLVDGALVNPVPVSAARALGAEIVIAANLSSDIFTHSTTIYSHGAPPTPVAPGAEEPTAKRRFPRLFSPERTMKREFFGGNGRPGISSVMVDAFNIMQDRITRARLAGDPPDLLITPRVGQFGWFDFHRSEDLIAHGTRAAERALESIQEAIHVLAPAPEGTAPKAGEQT, encoded by the coding sequence GTGCTTGATATCTTGAAGGGTCGTGGTGGGAACGGCTCGAACGGTGAGAAGATTGGCCTTGGCCCCACCCGTCGGCCGATCATCGGCCTTGCCCTCGGCGGCGGCGCGGCGCGCGGCTTTGCCCATATCGGAATCCTCAGGACCTTGATCGCCAACGGCATCGTGCCCGACGTCGTGGTCGGCACCTCCATCGGCGCCGTGGTCGGCGGCCTCCATGCGGCCGGCCGACTCGAGACGTTCGAAGAGTGGGGACGCAGCCTGCAAGGGATGCGCAACATCCTCGGCTATCTCGACATCCGCCTCAACGGCTCCGGCCTGCTCGGCGGCGAGAAGCTGGCGACCCGCCTCGAGAACGCGGTCGGACAGACCCTGATCGAGGACCTGCCCATCAAGTTCGCAAGCGTCGCGACCGAGGTCCGCACCGGCCACGAGATCTGGCTGACTCGCGGCCGCGTCGTCGATGCGATGCGCGCATCCTACGCCCTGCCCGGCATCTTCTCGCCCGTCCTGATCGGCGACCGCTGGCTGGTCGACGGCGCGCTGGTGAACCCGGTGCCGGTCTCGGCCGCCCGCGCGCTCGGCGCCGAAATCGTCATCGCCGCAAATCTTTCCAGCGACATCTTCACCCATTCCACGACGATCTATTCGCACGGCGCACCGCCCACGCCGGTCGCTCCGGGGGCCGAGGAGCCGACGGCCAAGCGGCGCTTCCCGCGCCTGTTCTCGCCCGAGAGGACGATGAAGCGCGAGTTCTTTGGCGGCAATGGCCGGCCCGGCATCTCCTCGGTGATGGTGGATGCCTTCAACATCATGCAGGACCGCATCACCCGCGCCCGCCTTGCCGGCGATCCGCCGGATCTGTTGATCACGCCGCGGGTCGGCCAGTTCGGCTGGTTCGACTTCCACCGCTCCGAAGACCTGATCGCTCATGGCACCCGCGCCGCGGAGCGCGCGCTGGAGTCGATCCAGGAGGCGATCCATGTGCTGGCGCCGGCGCCCGAAGGCACCGCGCCGAAGGCGGGCGAGCAGACCTGA
- a CDS encoding type II toxin-antitoxin system HigB family toxin: protein MRIIALSTIKAFLDRAGEAASDARDPLMAWFRQVKQADWAKPADVKRDIRTASILRDGRVMFNVAGNKYRVVVWINYPYRVVYIRFVGTHRQDDAIDAQTI, encoded by the coding sequence ATGAGGATCATCGCGCTCAGCACGATCAAGGCTTTTCTAGATCGGGCCGGCGAGGCGGCCTCCGATGCGCGCGATCCCCTGATGGCCTGGTTTCGGCAGGTAAAGCAGGCCGATTGGGCGAAGCCCGCGGACGTCAAGAGAGATATCCGAACCGCCAGTATCCTCAGGGATGGCCGCGTCATGTTCAACGTCGCCGGCAACAAATATCGCGTGGTGGTCTGGATCAACTATCCATACCGCGTGGTCTATATCCGTTTTGTTGGAACACACCGGCAGGACGACGCAATCGATGCGCAAACCATTTAG
- a CDS encoding putative bifunctional diguanylate cyclase/phosphodiesterase, producing MNAAKKVSGKPAAEMFDDIPVLQRKWRAALKPGDRLPRYEDVMLGSLGRLADHIALLRNDGTLELSRSGRYVQKWLGEERWDIPVAELSPDCATALSEAATSALANGRPYHASAHCVRDGMVRTYDVLALPTASRWGATLVGAYINERGTQYNLLDAIFASTDDAVISLATLRDAGGKPSDLQVVHHNNSASALLKVASGGLLWRRIGEGNTLLASPEIMGFLLKAVAGGRGEQLEIESDGRHLRLSATAFADVVSLTISDVTALKRRDASFRLLFDSNPMPMWVFDAQTKEFLGVNDAAVQHYGYSRATFLRMKLHEIWPEDEWDSHAEALERVGEAYHSSRNWRHLRADGSEIEVLTFGRRVAFDDRDGYLVAVVDITERRKAEARIAHMAHHDGLTDLPNREYFRERLKQALEQAAGKRVGVLYIDLDLFKNINDSFGHPVGDRLLKDVAERLTLAVRGGNLAARLGGDEFAVILAADVSPNEASACAGLLIDMLKAPYDLDGQEMVIGASIGIALSPGDGTTPEELMRNADMALYRAKSDGGGVHHFFEREMDLQAQKRRDMELDLRRAFANGEFELHYQPLVSIASDRISGFESLLRWRHPDKGMISPAEFIPVAEDIGLITQLGEWVLREACAEAVKWPADVKVAVNLSPAQFRSRNLVQIVISALAQSGLSPRRLELEITESVFLAETDANLAILHQLRELGVGISMDDFGTGYSSLSYLRSFPFDKIKIDRSFVKDLAQRPDCSAIVRAISGLGRSLNITTTAEGVETEDQLDWLRAEGCNEVQGFLFSAARPAAEIAKLLADFGQRASRAA from the coding sequence ATGAATGCCGCGAAGAAAGTGTCGGGAAAACCGGCCGCCGAAATGTTCGACGACATCCCGGTGCTTCAGCGCAAATGGCGTGCCGCACTGAAGCCGGGCGATCGGCTGCCGCGCTATGAGGACGTGATGCTCGGCAGTCTCGGACGGCTCGCCGATCACATCGCGCTGCTGAGGAACGACGGCACGCTCGAGCTGTCGCGCAGCGGACGCTACGTGCAGAAATGGCTCGGCGAGGAGCGCTGGGACATTCCCGTCGCCGAATTGTCGCCGGATTGCGCCACCGCACTGTCGGAAGCGGCAACGAGCGCGCTTGCCAATGGACGACCTTACCACGCCAGCGCGCATTGCGTGCGCGACGGCATGGTCCGGACCTACGATGTGCTGGCGCTGCCGACGGCCTCGCGCTGGGGCGCTACGCTGGTCGGCGCCTACATCAACGAGCGCGGCACGCAGTACAATCTGCTGGATGCGATTTTCGCCTCGACCGACGATGCGGTGATCTCGCTGGCGACGTTGCGCGACGCCGGCGGCAAGCCGTCCGATCTCCAGGTCGTGCACCACAACAACAGCGCAAGCGCGCTGCTGAAGGTCGCGAGCGGAGGTCTGTTGTGGCGGCGGATCGGCGAGGGCAACACGCTGCTGGCCTCGCCCGAGATCATGGGCTTCCTGCTCAAGGCCGTCGCGGGCGGCCGCGGCGAGCAGCTCGAGATCGAGAGCGACGGACGCCACCTCCGCCTCAGCGCCACGGCCTTCGCCGACGTGGTCTCGCTGACGATCTCCGATGTCACCGCGTTGAAGCGGCGCGACGCCTCGTTCCGCCTGCTGTTCGACAGCAACCCGATGCCGATGTGGGTGTTCGACGCGCAGACCAAGGAGTTCCTTGGCGTCAACGACGCCGCGGTCCAGCATTACGGCTACAGCCGCGCCACCTTCCTGCGCATGAAGCTGCATGAGATCTGGCCGGAAGACGAGTGGGACAGCCACGCCGAGGCGCTGGAGCGCGTTGGCGAAGCCTATCACTCCTCGCGCAACTGGCGGCATCTGCGCGCCGACGGCAGCGAGATCGAGGTGCTCACCTTCGGCCGCCGTGTCGCCTTCGACGATCGCGACGGCTATCTGGTCGCAGTGGTCGACATCACCGAACGCCGCAAGGCCGAGGCGCGCATCGCGCACATGGCCCACCATGACGGGCTCACCGACCTGCCGAACCGCGAATATTTCCGGGAGCGCCTGAAGCAGGCGCTGGAGCAGGCAGCGGGGAAACGGGTCGGCGTGCTCTACATCGATCTCGACCTGTTCAAGAACATCAACGATTCCTTCGGTCATCCCGTCGGCGATCGCCTGCTCAAGGACGTCGCCGAACGCCTGACCCTTGCCGTCCGCGGCGGCAATCTGGCGGCCCGGCTCGGCGGCGACGAATTCGCGGTGATCCTTGCCGCCGACGTCTCGCCGAACGAGGCCAGCGCCTGCGCTGGCCTGCTGATCGACATGCTGAAGGCACCCTACGATCTCGACGGTCAGGAGATGGTGATCGGCGCCAGCATCGGCATCGCGCTGTCGCCCGGCGACGGCACGACGCCGGAAGAGCTGATGCGCAATGCCGATATGGCGCTGTACCGGGCGAAGTCCGACGGCGGCGGCGTGCACCATTTCTTCGAGCGCGAGATGGACCTGCAGGCGCAGAAGCGCCGCGACATGGAGCTCGATCTGCGCCGTGCGTTCGCCAATGGCGAGTTCGAGCTGCACTATCAGCCGCTGGTGTCGATCGCCTCCGACCGCATCTCGGGCTTCGAGTCGCTGCTGCGCTGGCGCCATCCGGACAAGGGCATGATCTCGCCGGCGGAGTTCATCCCGGTTGCCGAGGACATCGGCCTCATCACGCAGTTAGGGGAGTGGGTCTTGCGCGAAGCCTGCGCCGAGGCCGTCAAATGGCCTGCCGACGTCAAGGTCGCGGTCAATCTGTCGCCGGCGCAATTCCGCAGCCGCAACCTGGTTCAAATCGTGATCTCGGCGCTGGCGCAGTCCGGCCTGTCGCCGCGGCGGCTCGAGCTCGAAATCACGGAGTCGGTCTTTCTGGCGGAGACTGATGCCAACCTTGCCATCCTGCACCAGCTCCGCGAGCTCGGCGTCGGCATCTCCATGGATGATTTCGGCACCGGCTATTCCAGCCTGAGCTATCTCAGGAGCTTTCCGTTCGACAAGATCAAGATCGACCGCTCCTTCGTCAAGGATCTGGCGCAGCGGCCCGATTGCAGCGCGATCGTGCGCGCGATCTCCGGGCTCGGCCGCAGCCTCAACATCACCACGACCGCGGAGGGCGTCGAGACCGAGGATCAGCTCGACTGGCTCCGCGCCGAAGGCTGCAACGAAGTGCAGGGCTTTCTGTTCAGCGCGGCGCGGCCTGCGGCCGAGATCGCAAAGCTGCTCGCCGATTTCGGTCAGCGCGCCTCACGGGCGGCGTAG
- a CDS encoding helix-turn-helix domain-containing protein, producing the protein MEIAPIKSNRDYRRVLKEIETLMSARRNSPEGDRLDVLVTLVEAWERKHYRLDLPDPVEAIKYHMEQGGLQPRDLIPFIGSRNRVHEVLNRRRELTLSMIRRLHEGLGIPAESLIKVGQDRAA; encoded by the coding sequence ATGGAAATCGCGCCAATCAAGTCTAACCGAGACTATCGTCGCGTGCTCAAGGAGATCGAGACGTTGATGAGTGCGCGCCGGAACTCGCCTGAGGGCGATCGGCTTGACGTGCTTGTGACGCTCGTGGAGGCGTGGGAGCGGAAGCACTACCGACTGGACCTTCCGGACCCGGTCGAAGCCATCAAGTATCATATGGAACAGGGCGGTCTGCAGCCGAGGGACCTGATCCCCTTTATTGGCAGCCGCAACCGGGTCCACGAAGTGCTCAACCGGCGGCGCGAATTGACACTCAGCATGATCCGACGGCTGCATGAGGGCCTCGGCATTCCGGCCGAGTCCCTCATCAAAGTCGGGCAAGATAGAGCCGCTTGA
- the thrS gene encoding threonine--tRNA ligase: MTDQSKDQPKSESGFQYSLSNLKPVTPAAKVTLTFPDGAQRQYDQSITGLDIAKGISPSLAKRTVAMALDGVVADLNDPIEADAKLELISREDPRALELIRHDCAHVLAEAVQTLWPGTQVTIGPVIENGFYYDFFRNEPFTPEDFAAIEKKMREIIARDKPFTKEVWDREKTKQVFRDKGEAFKVELVDAIPGTEPIKIYYQGDWFDLCRGPHMTSTGKVGNAFKLMKVAGAYWRGDSNNPMLTRIYGTAFAKQEDLDAYLKQIEEAEKRDHRKLGRELDLFHFQEEGPGVVFWHPKGWTIFQQLIAYMRRRLTGDYSEVNAPQILDKVLWETSGHWGWYRENMFAAQSAGDEAEDKRWFALKPMNCPGHVQIFKHGLKSYRDLPLRLAEFGVVHRYEPSGAMHGLMRVRGFTQDDAHIFCTEDQLAEECLKINELILSTYADFGFTGDLTVKLSTRPDKRVGTDEMWDHAERVMATVLREIQSQNNHIKTEINPGEGAFYGPKFEYVLRDAIGRDWQCGTTQVDFNLPERFGAFYIDHDGGKKPPVMVHRAICGSMERYIGILIEHYAGNFPLWLSPVQAVVTTITSEGDEYAKVVMEQARRAGLRVEIDLRNEKINYKVREHSLAKIPALLVVGKKEAETHSVSVRRLGSDGQKVLTTEEAIAALVDEATPPDVKRARGAV, encoded by the coding sequence ATGACCGACCAGTCCAAGGACCAGCCGAAGTCCGAATCCGGCTTCCAATATTCCCTCAGCAATCTGAAGCCCGTGACCCCCGCCGCCAAAGTTACCCTCACCTTCCCGGACGGCGCCCAGCGCCAATACGACCAGAGCATCACCGGCCTCGATATCGCCAAGGGCATCTCGCCGTCGCTGGCCAAGCGCACGGTCGCGATGGCGCTCGACGGCGTGGTCGCCGACCTCAACGATCCCATCGAGGCCGACGCCAAGCTCGAGCTGATCAGCCGCGAAGATCCGCGCGCGCTCGAACTGATCCGCCACGATTGCGCCCACGTGCTCGCTGAGGCCGTGCAGACGCTGTGGCCGGGCACGCAGGTCACCATCGGTCCCGTGATCGAGAACGGCTTCTATTACGACTTCTTCCGCAACGAGCCGTTCACGCCGGAAGACTTTGCCGCGATCGAGAAGAAGATGCGCGAGATCATCGCGCGCGACAAACCTTTCACCAAGGAAGTCTGGGACCGCGAGAAGACCAAGCAGGTGTTCCGCGACAAGGGCGAGGCCTTCAAGGTCGAGCTGGTCGACGCCATTCCCGGCACCGAGCCGATCAAGATCTACTACCAGGGCGACTGGTTCGACCTGTGCCGCGGCCCGCACATGACCTCGACCGGCAAGGTCGGTAACGCCTTCAAGCTGATGAAGGTGGCCGGCGCCTATTGGCGCGGCGACAGCAACAATCCGATGCTGACCCGCATCTACGGCACCGCCTTCGCCAAGCAGGAGGACCTCGACGCTTACCTGAAGCAGATCGAGGAAGCCGAGAAGCGCGACCATCGCAAGCTCGGGCGCGAGCTCGACCTCTTCCACTTCCAGGAGGAAGGTCCGGGCGTCGTGTTCTGGCACCCGAAGGGCTGGACCATCTTCCAGCAGCTGATCGCCTATATGCGCCGACGCCTGACCGGCGATTACAGCGAGGTCAACGCGCCGCAGATCCTCGACAAGGTGCTGTGGGAGACCTCGGGCCATTGGGGCTGGTATCGCGAGAACATGTTCGCGGCGCAGTCGGCCGGCGACGAGGCCGAGGACAAGCGCTGGTTTGCGCTCAAGCCGATGAACTGCCCGGGTCACGTGCAGATCTTCAAGCACGGCCTGAAGAGCTACCGCGACCTGCCCTTGCGCCTCGCCGAGTTCGGCGTGGTGCATCGCTATGAGCCCTCCGGCGCCATGCACGGCCTGATGCGCGTGCGCGGCTTCACCCAGGACGACGCGCACATCTTCTGCACCGAGGACCAACTCGCCGAAGAGTGCCTGAAGATCAACGAACTCATCCTGTCGACCTATGCGGACTTTGGCTTCACCGGCGATCTCACGGTGAAGCTGTCGACGCGGCCGGACAAGCGCGTCGGCACCGACGAGATGTGGGATCACGCCGAACGCGTGATGGCGACGGTTTTGCGCGAGATCCAGTCGCAGAACAATCACATCAAGACCGAGATCAACCCGGGCGAAGGCGCCTTCTACGGGCCGAAGTTCGAATATGTGCTGCGTGACGCCATCGGCCGCGACTGGCAGTGCGGCACCACGCAGGTCGACTTCAACCTGCCGGAGCGGTTCGGCGCGTTCTACATCGACCATGACGGCGGCAAGAAACCGCCTGTCATGGTGCACCGGGCGATCTGCGGCTCGATGGAGCGCTATATCGGCATCCTGATCGAGCACTATGCCGGCAACTTCCCGCTCTGGCTCTCGCCGGTGCAGGCGGTGGTCACGACCATCACCTCGGAAGGCGACGAGTACGCCAAGGTGGTGATGGAGCAGGCACGCCGCGCCGGGCTTCGGGTCGAGATCGACCTGCGCAACGAAAAAATCAACTACAAGGTCCGCGAGCATTCGCTGGCCAAGATCCCGGCGCTGCTCGTGGTCGGCAAGAAGGAGGCCGAGACGCATTCGGTGTCCGTCCGCCGCCTCGGCAGCGACGGCCAGAAGGTGCTGACGACCGAGGAGGCGATCGCCGCCCTGGTCGACGAGGCGACGCCGCCGGACGTCAAGCGGGCGCGGGGCGCGGTCTGA
- a CDS encoding LysR family transcriptional regulator, giving the protein MDWSDLRIFLAIAREGTLGAAARKIGQTQPTMGRRLRALETSLGQTLFQRTADGLVLTDEGAAVLRHAERIEDEALALERHVSGAETQLDGLLRLSSSDWFGTVMLSPVIAAFGKRHPKVTVELLTDARLYSLPRREADLVFRIKPFSEPEVISRKLLHIPHALYGKRGSKPPRAGDGSAVRVVTMNAEFADMPDAVWLKRALPNAAVASRSNNRQVQAELCASGGGFAVLPRPLGDRDRRLVALDIGTAPPGRDTYVGYHRDLRRLARLRALLDIVIERLAGAAP; this is encoded by the coding sequence ATGGACTGGAGTGATCTGCGCATCTTCCTGGCAATTGCGCGCGAAGGCACGCTCGGCGCTGCCGCACGAAAAATCGGCCAGACCCAGCCGACGATGGGCCGGCGGCTTCGCGCGCTCGAGACGTCGCTGGGACAGACGCTGTTCCAGCGCACGGCGGATGGCCTGGTGCTGACCGACGAGGGCGCCGCCGTGCTCCGCCATGCCGAGCGGATCGAGGACGAGGCGCTCGCGCTGGAGCGCCATGTGTCCGGTGCGGAGACGCAGCTCGACGGCCTGCTCCGCCTGTCATCGTCGGACTGGTTCGGGACGGTGATGCTGTCGCCGGTGATCGCCGCATTCGGCAAGCGTCACCCCAAGGTGACGGTGGAGCTCCTGACCGATGCGCGGCTCTACAGTCTGCCGCGGCGTGAAGCCGATCTCGTGTTTCGCATCAAGCCGTTCAGCGAGCCCGAGGTGATCTCCAGAAAGCTGCTGCACATTCCCCACGCGCTCTATGGCAAGAGGGGCAGCAAGCCGCCGCGCGCCGGCGACGGCAGCGCTGTCCGCGTCGTGACGATGAATGCCGAGTTCGCCGACATGCCGGACGCCGTCTGGCTGAAGCGCGCGCTGCCGAATGCAGCCGTCGCCTCGCGCAGCAACAACAGGCAGGTGCAAGCCGAGCTTTGCGCGAGCGGCGGCGGCTTTGCCGTGCTGCCGCGTCCGCTCGGCGACCGCGACCGCCGCCTGGTCGCGCTCGACATCGGAACGGCGCCGCCCGGCCGCGACACCTATGTCGGTTATCACCGCGATCTCAGGCGGCTCGCCCGTCTGCGCGCGCTGCTCGATATCGTGATCGAACGTCTCGCCGGCGCGGCTCCGTAG